A window of the Diabrotica undecimpunctata isolate CICGRU chromosome 1, icDiaUnde3, whole genome shotgun sequence genome harbors these coding sequences:
- the LOC140432332 gene encoding trypsin-like, with translation MLSFVLLLLSILIVSCDKPKLRIIGGEECKRSYPFMVSIRKRNIHHCAGTLIAPKWVLTAAHCVSKKYLQTAVIGSNYLVPKFDDFFMDVSIINYRIHPNFNEVNFANDIAVMELAEPVRLPSFVQLPNKSLSENIQKYYQKALVMGWGAEIEGSNDGSPVLRCVYLSLITIDECRLYYPQNLIKTTHICSLSKNRDACQGDSGGPLLSDDIQYGIVSWGWGCGRYPGVYTRVYHFLHFIKEAIRNGAKNKFINIVVIFFVLFLSQLLNANIHHILKEIK, from the coding sequence ATGCTTTCATTTGTATTATTGTTACTGTCAATACTAATCGTGTCATGCGATAAACCAAAGTTAAGAATAATAGGTGGAGAAGAATGTAAAAGAAGCTATCCATTTATggtttcaattagaaaaagaaacATACATCATTGTGCGGGAACTTTAATAGCACCCAAATGGGTTCTAACTGCTGCACATTGTGTTAGCAAAAAATATTTACAGACGGCTGTTATTGGCAGTAATTATTTAGTTCCcaaatttgatgatttttttatggATGTAAGTATCATAAACTATAGGATACATCCAAATTTTAATGAAGTTAATTTTGCAAATGATATAGCAGTTATGGAACTTGCAGAACCAGTGCGTCTTCCATCCTTCGTACAGTTGCCCAATAAGTCTTTAtctgaaaatatacaaaaatattatcaGAAAGCATTGGTTATGGGTTGGGGGGCGGAAATTGAAGGTTCTAATGATGGAAGCCCTGTACTGCGTTGTGTGTATTTATCTCTGATTACTATTGATGAATGTCGATTATATTATCCCCAAAATCTGATAAAAACGACCCATATATGTTCTTTAAGTAAAAATCGTGATGCGTGTCAAGGAGATTCTGGAGGTCCGCTTCTTAGTGATGACATTCAATATGGTATTGTATCGTGGGGGTGGGGTTGTGGTAGATACCCTGGAGTTTACACCAGAGTCTATCATTTTCTGCACTTTATTAAAGAAGCAATTAGAAACGgtgcaaaaaataaatttattaatattgtagttattttttttgtactaTTTTTAAGTCAGCTTTTAAATGCTAATATACATCATATACTTAAAGAGATAAAATAA